One genomic window of Vibrio rhizosphaerae includes the following:
- the cobU gene encoding bifunctional adenosylcobinamide kinase/adenosylcobinamide-phosphate guanylyltransferase, which produces MATSLFIGGARSGKSSYAERQALALLQQRLDEGCAARLHYVATAIAFDQEMQQRIEQHQLRRGPEWCQHESPVMLAQTLAQFQQQDIVLVDCLTLWLNNVIYNDGETATKAQIEQYVRALVTALRDSPATILCVSNEVGLGIIPMGEISRLYVDHAGWMNQAIAALAEQVTFMAAGLPIQLKGA; this is translated from the coding sequence ATGGCGACATCTCTTTTTATTGGCGGGGCGCGGAGCGGGAAGTCGAGCTATGCGGAGCGTCAGGCGTTGGCGTTGTTGCAGCAGCGCTTGGATGAAGGGTGTGCGGCTCGGCTGCATTATGTTGCGACCGCGATTGCGTTTGATCAGGAGATGCAGCAGCGGATTGAACAGCATCAGCTTCGCCGCGGGCCGGAGTGGTGTCAGCATGAATCGCCCGTGATGCTGGCGCAGACGCTGGCACAGTTTCAGCAGCAGGATATCGTGCTGGTCGATTGCCTGACCTTGTGGCTCAATAACGTTATTTATAACGATGGTGAAACCGCCACCAAAGCACAGATTGAACAGTATGTTCGGGCTTTGGTCACCGCGCTGCGCGACTCTCCGGCGACGATTTTATGTGTCTCCAACGAAGTCGGTCTCGGCATTATCCCGATGGGTGAAATTTCCCGCCTGTATGTTGATCATGCCGGGTGGATGAATCAGGCGATTGCGGCGTTAGCCGAACAGGTGACCTTTATGGCGGCCGGTTTGCCGATACAACTGAAAGGTGCTTAA
- a CDS encoding SLATT domain-containing protein has protein sequence MKWLFETLIVNPLIWLFSFRPEEKQEKDPSQKLLNSMRITAKCRFNASVRLERASTYSFLTTTVLSLGLIFIPLYQNSGLEISYSEQVLSMLQIFLAVAVLVYSVVIGTSKHDLRSAALDRCGVGIKELIRKLRNEISESKVSGVSIDLEKYHADYHEISTEPENHVRVDYLFAVLESRSDFDITGVKRLYLLGKAYLMYSIPYVIPTAMMLFEVLFILDVLGVTNCFTDIFGIAKSTTSVNHG, from the coding sequence GTGAAGTGGCTTTTTGAAACCTTAATTGTTAACCCTTTGATTTGGTTGTTTTCATTTCGACCAGAAGAAAAACAGGAAAAAGATCCTTCCCAAAAGCTGCTAAACAGTATGAGAATTACTGCAAAGTGCAGATTTAATGCATCTGTTAGGCTGGAAAGGGCTAGTACCTATTCCTTTTTAACCACGACAGTGTTGTCTCTGGGTCTTATTTTTATCCCTCTTTATCAGAACTCTGGCTTAGAAATATCCTATAGTGAGCAAGTACTAAGTATGTTGCAAATATTCTTAGCTGTAGCCGTTTTGGTATACTCTGTGGTTATTGGTACTTCTAAACATGACCTACGTTCAGCTGCGCTTGACCGTTGTGGCGTTGGTATCAAAGAACTTATACGAAAGTTAAGAAATGAGATATCAGAATCAAAAGTTAGTGGAGTTAGTATTGATTTAGAAAAATATCATGCTGACTATCATGAAATATCCACCGAACCAGAGAATCATGTTCGTGTAGACTATTTGTTCGCTGTATTAGAGTCGAGGTCAGACTTTGATATTACGGGGGTGAAGAGACTGTATTTATTGGGTAAAGCTTACCTTATGTACTCTATTCCTTATGTCATTCCTACAGCTATGATGTTGTTTGAAGTATTGTTTATTTTGGATGTTTTAGGTGTAACAAACTGCTTTACTGATATTTTTGGGATTGCTAAATCAACCACATCGGTTAATCACGGCTAA
- a CDS encoding type II toxin-antitoxin system RelE/ParE family toxin, which translates to MNVVWAPFALEKLGDAAEFISLDDPVAAENWVNDVFDKTELLGTMPEMGRVVPELPNTNYREIIFGHYRIIYSCSIEIRILTVRNCRQILTKDDVC; encoded by the coding sequence ATGAATGTTGTTTGGGCGCCATTCGCCCTTGAGAAATTAGGAGATGCGGCAGAATTTATTTCGTTAGACGATCCTGTAGCAGCAGAAAATTGGGTTAATGATGTTTTTGATAAAACGGAATTATTAGGAACTATGCCTGAAATGGGGAGAGTTGTTCCCGAGCTGCCGAATACGAACTATCGAGAAATTATCTTTGGTCACTACCGTATTATTTATAGTTGCTCTATTGAAATACGGATACTCACAGTGAGAAATTGCCGTCAGATATTAACAAAAGATGACGTATGCTGA
- a CDS encoding type II toxin-antitoxin system Phd/YefM family antitoxin, whose amino-acid sequence MKRIRFDQDIKPLSEFRSGVASFIKQINETRRPLVITQRGKGVAVVLDVEEYEAMQEKIELLEEMRAAEAQLASGMGISNEDARANVLERIKK is encoded by the coding sequence ATGAAACGTATTCGCTTTGACCAAGACATCAAACCGTTATCTGAATTTCGTTCAGGTGTGGCTTCGTTTATCAAACAAATCAATGAGACTCGGCGTCCGTTGGTGATTACTCAAAGGGGCAAGGGGGTTGCTGTGGTTCTGGATGTAGAAGAATATGAAGCAATGCAAGAAAAAATAGAATTACTTGAAGAAATGCGAGCGGCAGAAGCACAACTTGCTTCAGGTATGGGAATTTCTAACGAAGACGCTCGGGCTAATGTACTGGAACGTATTAAAAAATGA
- a CDS encoding HEPN domain-containing protein, protein MKTSLDHLPEYKQRELADISMILRDTLEDYLQGKQGSKREFRILKIILFGSHAKGSWVKDPVNGYISDYDILVIVNKAALVEDYVVWQRAEEQIDRKVKSAPLGLIVHDLKEVNERLQQGHYFFKDIREEGIELFAATPKPLAEPGDLTEEELREIARKHYEHWFKRSCSGLKMFHFAFEKSMIHDAAFTLHQVTEKLFACTLLTCTNYLPKSHNIEKLGNLCAQIDPAFAEIFPMDNKFHRRSFRRLQRAYVDARYSAHYEITEEELNYLVAEVQRLQALTEEVCRGRIGD, encoded by the coding sequence ATGAAAACATCCCTCGACCATCTGCCTGAATATAAACAGCGTGAGCTGGCGGACATCTCAATGATTCTGCGCGATACACTGGAAGATTACCTGCAAGGCAAACAGGGCAGTAAGCGTGAGTTTCGCATTCTGAAAATTATTCTGTTCGGCAGCCATGCCAAAGGCAGTTGGGTCAAGGATCCGGTCAATGGTTATATCAGCGATTACGATATTCTGGTGATCGTTAATAAAGCCGCCTTGGTGGAGGATTATGTAGTCTGGCAGAGGGCCGAAGAGCAAATTGATCGCAAAGTGAAATCGGCCCCGTTGGGTTTGATTGTCCACGATTTAAAGGAAGTGAACGAGCGCTTGCAACAGGGTCACTATTTCTTTAAGGATATCCGCGAAGAGGGCATTGAACTGTTTGCCGCGACGCCGAAACCGTTGGCGGAGCCGGGTGATTTGACTGAGGAAGAGCTGCGAGAGATTGCCCGTAAGCATTATGAACACTGGTTTAAGCGTTCATGTAGCGGATTAAAAATGTTTCATTTCGCGTTTGAAAAATCAATGATTCACGATGCCGCTTTTACGCTTCATCAAGTCACAGAAAAACTCTTTGCCTGTACATTACTCACTTGTACCAACTACTTGCCGAAGTCTCACAATATCGAGAAACTCGGTAATCTGTGCGCACAGATTGATCCGGCCTTTGCTGAGATTTTCCCGATGGACAACAAATTCCATCGCCGTAGTTTTCGGCGTCTGCAACGGGCGTATGTTGATGCGCGTTATTCAGCGCACTACGAAATCACTGAAGAAGAGTTGAATTATTTGGTGGCAGAGGTGCAGCGGTTGCAGGCATTAACCGAAGAGGTTTGTCGGGGGAGGATCGGGGATTGA
- a CDS encoding S-type pyocin domain-containing protein produces MNYQTTQIYNLMRYEFAQVEGDFASLSESEMKSVMPAGMRFADFLEQLHYGHQVLLSDVPSVPLLIRDRDEWGNQYWRVNPGVEPHLDSLAFKAYTARVELVNHGIGSSYSGSVNASVSTEPYVEREPVKLTLAERLNKQRQERLRELDKIPLPSSAWQNVFNKPPVKPSRFAKSARVPSGTCDIGTQRESLSALGDYAAYTLAVGQGVSAASGEAFLTRIGGAALAELPGMAMKIVGRAGILAAFVPNKLADSTLYSAADMSNKDTVETNIRLGFNTEGRIYGYHVNGANIPKREVKQVGERFVVELEPDITIEWVPISGDFGGKPILVNPIPEMEKFDIWIHPEAEQGQEFDNTYITPITDADLQDYILTFPAVTGLPPLYVVYSEDAYSAGFKTTLSPDSYPGVSRARHFQEANENLLQQMEKDPEFAEKMRLLGIHLERTPRGLAPRRPPDGWTWHHEIGKGEMILVPRSQHTIGSEEWDVLHPKNKGGYAIWGK; encoded by the coding sequence ATGAACTATCAAACCACTCAAATCTACAACCTGATGCGTTATGAATTTGCTCAAGTTGAAGGGGATTTTGCCTCTTTAAGTGAGTCAGAGATGAAATCTGTCATGCCTGCCGGAATGCGCTTTGCTGATTTTCTTGAACAACTTCACTACGGTCATCAAGTGTTACTCAGTGATGTGCCATCGGTTCCGTTGCTGATTCGGGATCGGGATGAATGGGGCAATCAATATTGGCGAGTCAATCCCGGGGTTGAGCCTCATCTCGATTCATTAGCCTTCAAGGCTTATACCGCCAGAGTTGAACTGGTCAATCATGGCATCGGTTCATCTTATTCCGGCAGCGTTAACGCTTCTGTTTCTACCGAGCCTTATGTCGAGCGTGAACCTGTGAAACTCACTTTAGCAGAACGTCTGAACAAGCAGCGTCAGGAGCGACTACGGGAGCTGGATAAAATCCCACTGCCTTCATCCGCATGGCAGAACGTATTTAACAAACCGCCCGTCAAACCCTCCCGTTTCGCCAAATCTGCGCGAGTGCCGAGCGGTACGTGTGACATCGGTACACAAAGAGAGTCGCTTTCTGCGCTGGGGGATTATGCAGCTTATACACTGGCCGTCGGGCAAGGGGTAAGTGCAGCATCTGGAGAAGCCTTTTTAACGCGTATTGGCGGTGCAGCGCTGGCAGAACTGCCGGGAATGGCGATGAAAATCGTCGGGCGAGCTGGCATTCTGGCTGCATTTGTGCCGAACAAATTAGCGGACAGTACGCTCTACAGCGCTGCTGATATGAGTAATAAAGACACGGTTGAAACCAATATTCGCTTGGGTTTCAATACGGAAGGGCGAATTTACGGCTATCACGTCAATGGGGCGAATATCCCTAAGCGTGAAGTAAAACAGGTCGGTGAGCGGTTTGTCGTTGAGTTAGAGCCGGATATCACTATTGAATGGGTGCCGATCAGTGGTGATTTTGGCGGTAAACCGATCCTTGTCAATCCTATCCCGGAGATGGAAAAGTTCGATATCTGGATCCATCCGGAAGCGGAGCAAGGTCAAGAGTTTGATAATACCTACATTACGCCAATTACTGATGCGGATCTGCAAGACTATATTCTGACCTTTCCGGCAGTGACTGGGTTACCGCCGTTGTATGTGGTGTATAGTGAAGATGCTTATTCAGCAGGATTTAAAACAACGCTTTCACCCGATTCATATCCGGGGGTCTCACGGGCTAGACATTTTCAAGAAGCCAATGAAAATTTATTGCAACAAATGGAGAAAGATCCCGAATTTGCAGAAAAAATGAGATTATTAGGTATTCACTTGGAGAGAACACCAAGAGGATTAGCGCCACGTAGACCGCCCGACGGCTGGACTTGGCATCATGAAATCGGGAAAGGGGAAATGATTTTGGTTCCTCGTTCTCAGCATACAATAGGGAGTGAAGAATGGGATGTTCTTCATCCAAAGAATAAAGGGGGTTACGCAATATGGGGAAAATGA
- a CDS encoding glutathione S-transferase family protein, with the protein MKVYGDIQSGNCYKVKLLLSFLGIAHEWCHMSVLKGDTKTAAFLSINPNGRIPAVVLDDGRFLSESNAILGYFADGTAFIPSDKYDKAKMYEWLFFEQYSHEPFIAVARFIQKFQGMPASRLEEYHALQPGGNKALSIMDSQLTQTDYLVGNQLTLADIALYAYTHVANEGGFDLSRYPNIQLWCKRIQAHESYVGMA; encoded by the coding sequence GTGAAGGTCTATGGAGATATCCAATCTGGAAATTGTTACAAGGTAAAACTGTTGCTTTCATTTTTAGGGATTGCGCATGAATGGTGCCACATGAGTGTTTTAAAGGGCGACACTAAAACGGCTGCGTTTTTGTCAATCAACCCGAACGGCAGAATACCAGCAGTTGTCTTGGATGATGGCCGCTTTTTGTCAGAGTCGAACGCCATTCTGGGGTATTTTGCTGATGGGACAGCATTTATTCCTAGTGACAAATATGACAAAGCTAAAATGTATGAATGGTTGTTCTTTGAGCAATATAGCCATGAGCCATTCATCGCAGTAGCGCGTTTTATACAAAAATTTCAAGGTATGCCAGCATCAAGATTAGAGGAGTACCATGCATTGCAGCCCGGTGGTAACAAAGCTTTATCAATTATGGATAGCCAACTAACTCAAACGGATTATCTTGTTGGCAACCAATTGACGCTCGCTGATATTGCGTTGTACGCGTATACGCATGTGGCAAATGAGGGTGGCTTTGACTTATCCCGTTATCCAAACATTCAATTATGGTGTAAACGAATTCAAGCACATGAAAGTTACGTTGGTATGGCCTAA
- a CDS encoding chorismate mutase, with amino-acid sequence MFKTITVLVVALLSFNVFAAPTPAEIFSTINQRLSYMEDVALYKAIHRKPIEDLEREVVVIDKASQSAAQKGLDKQSVVGFFKAQISAAKAIQYRYRADLLSQPTAAQPRDLKTVIRPALIKLGNQINTDIAAYLRDGGHFSASDYATFKTTLNSKYLINADKKALFQALTQIRLQ; translated from the coding sequence ATGTTTAAAACGATAACCGTACTGGTCGTGGCATTGTTATCATTCAATGTATTCGCAGCCCCGACACCTGCGGAGATTTTTTCAACCATCAACCAGCGACTCAGTTATATGGAAGATGTCGCCTTGTACAAAGCCATCCACAGAAAACCGATTGAAGATCTTGAGCGTGAAGTGGTTGTGATTGACAAGGCGAGCCAGTCGGCAGCGCAAAAAGGATTGGATAAACAGAGTGTGGTCGGATTTTTTAAAGCACAGATCTCAGCCGCCAAAGCGATACAGTATCGCTATCGTGCTGATTTATTAAGCCAGCCGACGGCCGCGCAACCCAGAGACTTAAAAACGGTGATTCGCCCTGCGCTGATCAAACTCGGTAACCAAATTAATACCGATATTGCGGCGTATCTGCGCGACGGCGGGCACTTCTCCGCAAGCGACTATGCCACATTTAAAACCACGCTCAATTCAAAATACCTCATTAACGCAGATAAAAAAGCCCTGTTTCAAGCGCTGACTCAGATCCGTCTTCAATAA